One Aciduliprofundum boonei T469 genomic region harbors:
- a CDS encoding ABC transporter substrate-binding protein: MNERSMKKILLVTLVLAAMVLSGFSVMSGNAAAAAPKVSAANNGNLVVAFQNDISNLNIFDPTTNTVWKADALGWAFESLYSYTPDLIPYPNLALSATPDASGLNVTVQLRHNVTFQDGQPMTAEDVVFSYQTLYWDSLYKTTLQCLYWPTPKWPLWNGNGTSHIGVVATGKYTVVFHLYQPYPLFYQVTLGNTIIPEHIWVKHLVSAGTGDSDDMTIDTSWNAPGATIGTGPFKFVEWKPGNYVKIEVYKNYWGKGLSTPWRGKNWPWYPEYVRTITFRIYNTLDTAVLALKRGEVQFIDWSLPPGYYNQLKTDPNIGATIVNDQGFFYLAFNMRKEPMSDLAFRTAVAHCINKDYIVTTLMQGYGTKGTVPISITSGAYVNTSAIPPGFDLNAAQQVLDQAGYKVGSDGWRHAPDGSPIKETILTPPKDYDPIRAEAGIMIQANLQKVKLNIQSIPTNFDTIVSKAFVQVQFDMYILGWGVGAFPETYLEDFFASWNAAPVGDNTPGYHNPKVDKLLIEIRTDMNTQDRINKIKEIEGILVHDLPYDVLYYRKNIMAYRQDMWQGWVAAYGTIWNGFSLGVLHPPTSGGGGGGGGGGHHPGPITNVTGSGLVGAVGHLYTPNIAYAGHSINGVFYLTDQNGIPIPNAKVSIYASNGVWANGTTGSSGGLAFNVPLKFEDYGKVNITYSYSVKIGGHVYNGSGTNSVTVYLPKNVAKLKLSIDKPILTPGASATITAKVTDIYAHPLAGVNVTILSEETSGSITPGYGITNSDGIATFHYTAPTMVTNINPVDIVKAQIKVNNTILTNLQTATLFVPIQSHGSSWYKVQITHVSSYGITAGQSTQVTVKVVNINGNPVANHKVYMAAYYSNATDPNWYGQQLVPAWGITMDSNEKTTDSNGEATFTITANENANIPVILKAYTQDTYMAYDTVQIYVGNNTGFDPYIGPWTGLYAMDMQLNKVTAGVGQQVQVTMTVYNAATGAPLPNATVFMAVFGTDYGFGADWANNVGTYVWWAGQSVIWGTTDANGQFSYTLNTSALRADQPIYVSGWMDAYGYGANAIWTGLGFDFPYLFGVKDGFILQRAPIMGISNIMVNEFYLSNSLWTTMMTLKVVDINGPLANVTVSADWTLGNYENNINVTTNAQGIAQFNITIEPTTADSIVSVSIMLSSPDHAMNLNYEYYIPFLSGASQLSKIQTFDCVKILTESSNVGLVPYEGKATIRLHLIGGLLGTPISGEQVHLYVPAGTLDNSSVFTDENGTAVFTYNAPDVLTPKHYVFVATTPEGGIYFFGVEVAGKYNNTLEWANEINSLNQKIADQSSQIQDLQNKYNNLNTEYKNLQDKYNSLQTNYTNLGKQKDNAVTMQYVWLSLFIIMIIIAIVMYYAGKKSGAKSAPSEEESTEEEIEEEEEPTEEIEEETEEGSEEETSEEENTEE; encoded by the coding sequence ATGAACGAAAGAAGTATGAAGAAAATATTGTTAGTGACTTTAGTGTTAGCAGCGATGGTACTCAGTGGCTTTTCAGTGATGTCCGGGAATGCTGCTGCGGCAGCTCCCAAAGTTTCAGCAGCCAATAACGGTAATCTAGTGGTAGCTTTTCAGAATGACATATCAAACCTGAACATATTTGACCCAACAACGAACACTGTTTGGAAAGCTGATGCTCTTGGGTGGGCATTTGAGAGTCTGTATTCTTATACTCCGGACTTAATACCCTATCCAAACTTGGCATTGAGTGCCACGCCTGACGCAAGTGGCTTGAATGTAACTGTTCAGCTAAGGCACAATGTGACTTTCCAAGATGGACAGCCAATGACCGCAGAGGATGTTGTATTTAGTTATCAGACCTTGTATTGGGATTCTCTGTATAAGACAACCCTTCAGTGCCTTTACTGGCCCACTCCTAAGTGGCCTCTTTGGAATGGAAATGGCACATCCCACATAGGTGTTGTTGCCACAGGCAAATACACTGTTGTCTTCCATCTATATCAACCATATCCTCTGTTCTATCAGGTTACACTTGGTAATACTATCATACCCGAGCACATATGGGTAAAGCACTTGGTATCTGCAGGTACAGGTGATAGTGATGATATGACAATAGATACATCTTGGAATGCTCCAGGAGCAACTATTGGTACTGGTCCATTTAAGTTTGTAGAATGGAAGCCAGGTAACTATGTGAAGATTGAAGTTTACAAGAATTACTGGGGTAAGGGACTGTCTACTCCATGGAGAGGTAAAAATTGGCCTTGGTATCCCGAGTATGTGAGAACAATAACATTCAGAATTTACAACACCTTGGATACTGCAGTTCTTGCACTGAAGAGAGGTGAGGTTCAGTTTATTGACTGGTCATTGCCTCCAGGCTATTATAACCAGTTGAAGACTGATCCAAATATAGGTGCTACAATTGTTAATGACCAGGGGTTCTTCTATTTGGCATTCAATATGAGAAAAGAGCCCATGAGCGATTTGGCCTTCAGGACCGCTGTTGCCCACTGTATTAATAAGGACTACATAGTGACTACCCTTATGCAGGGTTATGGTACGAAGGGTACCGTGCCTATATCAATTACATCTGGTGCATATGTCAATACATCTGCTATACCCCCAGGTTTCGATTTGAATGCTGCTCAGCAGGTTCTTGACCAAGCGGGCTATAAAGTTGGCTCTGATGGTTGGAGACACGCCCCAGATGGCTCACCAATTAAGGAGACAATTCTCACGCCGCCAAAGGATTACGATCCTATAAGGGCTGAAGCTGGCATAATGATACAGGCAAACCTTCAGAAAGTAAAATTGAATATTCAGAGTATTCCTACAAACTTTGATACGATAGTTTCAAAGGCATTCGTGCAGGTGCAGTTCGATATGTACATCCTTGGATGGGGTGTCGGTGCATTCCCTGAGACATACCTCGAGGACTTCTTTGCAAGCTGGAATGCAGCACCTGTTGGTGATAACACACCTGGTTACCACAATCCTAAGGTGGATAAATTGCTCATTGAGATTAGAACAGATATGAACACTCAGGATAGAATTAACAAGATTAAGGAGATTGAAGGCATATTGGTGCATGATTTGCCTTACGATGTGCTTTATTACAGAAAGAACATAATGGCTTACAGGCAGGATATGTGGCAGGGCTGGGTTGCAGCCTATGGTACTATTTGGAATGGATTCTCACTTGGCGTACTCCATCCGCCGACATCTGGAGGCGGCGGTGGAGGCGGTGGCGGTGGCCACCACCCAGGACCTATAACTAATGTTACAGGGAGTGGATTAGTTGGTGCAGTTGGACATCTTTATACCCCTAACATAGCGTATGCTGGGCACTCTATAAATGGAGTATTCTATCTCACTGATCAGAATGGCATTCCTATCCCTAATGCAAAGGTTAGCATCTATGCATCCAATGGAGTATGGGCAAATGGCACCACTGGCAGCTCGGGTGGACTTGCATTTAATGTGCCTCTGAAGTTCGAGGATTATGGTAAAGTGAATATTACATATTCTTATTCGGTTAAAATTGGGGGCCATGTGTATAATGGCTCCGGTACGAACTCTGTAACCGTTTACCTGCCAAAGAATGTTGCAAAGCTGAAGCTAAGTATTGATAAGCCAATACTTACCCCTGGTGCAAGTGCTACTATTACTGCCAAAGTTACTGACATCTACGCTCATCCACTTGCGGGAGTGAATGTTACCATACTCTCAGAAGAGACCTCTGGTTCTATAACACCAGGTTATGGTATAACAAATAGTGATGGTATTGCCACATTCCATTACACTGCACCAACGATGGTAACTAACATAAATCCTGTAGATATAGTAAAGGCCCAGATTAAGGTCAACAACACAATACTAACAAATCTACAGACTGCCACTCTCTTCGTTCCAATACAGAGCCATGGAAGCAGCTGGTACAAGGTGCAGATAACTCATGTGAGCAGTTATGGAATAACTGCTGGTCAGAGTACCCAAGTAACCGTTAAGGTTGTGAATATAAATGGAAATCCTGTGGCAAATCATAAGGTTTATATGGCCGCCTACTACTCAAATGCAACTGATCCTAACTGGTATGGCCAGCAGCTCGTACCTGCATGGGGAATAACAATGGATTCAAATGAAAAGACAACAGATAGCAATGGTGAGGCGACTTTCACCATAACTGCAAATGAGAACGCAAATATTCCTGTGATATTAAAGGCTTACACACAGGATACTTATATGGCGTATGACACTGTGCAGATTTATGTAGGTAACAATACTGGCTTTGATCCTTACATTGGTCCTTGGACTGGCTTGTATGCAATGGATATGCAGCTCAACAAGGTAACTGCTGGTGTTGGACAGCAGGTGCAGGTTACAATGACTGTATATAATGCAGCCACAGGTGCACCGCTGCCAAATGCTACAGTGTTCATGGCCGTATTCGGTACTGATTATGGATTCGGTGCTGATTGGGCAAACAATGTAGGTACATATGTATGGTGGGCAGGCCAGAGTGTTATCTGGGGAACAACTGATGCAAATGGTCAGTTTAGCTACACATTGAACACAAGTGCCCTTAGGGCAGATCAGCCCATCTATGTAAGCGGTTGGATGGATGCATATGGGTATGGAGCCAATGCTATATGGACTGGTCTTGGATTTGACTTCCCGTACCTCTTTGGCGTGAAGGATGGCTTCATACTTCAGAGAGCACCAATAATGGGTATATCTAACATAATGGTTAACGAGTTCTATCTAAGTAACTCTCTGTGGACTACAATGATGACCTTGAAGGTTGTTGATATCAATGGTCCTCTAGCTAATGTTACAGTGTCTGCTGATTGGACTCTTGGTAACTATGAAAATAACATAAATGTAACCACTAATGCTCAGGGTATTGCTCAGTTTAATATAACAATAGAGCCAACAACGGCAGATAGTATTGTATCTGTCTCAATTATGCTCTCCTCGCCTGACCATGCAATGAATCTCAACTATGAGTACTATATACCATTCTTATCAGGAGCATCACAGCTTTCAAAGATACAAACATTTGACTGTGTGAAAATATTAACTGAATCCTCGAATGTAGGTCTAGTGCCTTACGAAGGAAAGGCAACTATTAGATTGCATCTTATAGGAGGACTTTTGGGAACACCTATTTCAGGTGAACAAGTACATCTTTATGTACCAGCAGGTACATTAGACAATTCTAGCGTGTTTACTGATGAAAATGGTACAGCGGTATTTACATACAATGCTCCCGATGTACTTACACCAAAACATTATGTTTTCGTTGCAACTACCCCTGAAGGTGGAATATACTTCTTCGGAGTGGAAGTTGCTGGCAAATACAACAATACCTTAGAATGGGCTAATGAAATTAACAGCCTTAATCAGAAGATTGCAGACCAGAGCTCACAGATACAGGATCTACAGAACAAGTACAATAATCTCAATACCGAATACAAGAACTTGCAGGACAAGTATAATAGCTTGCAGACAAACTACACAAATCTAGGCAAGCAGAAAGATAATGCAGTGACAATGCAGTATGTATGGCTCTCTCTGTTCATCATAATGATAATCATAGCAATAGTGATGTACTATGCAGGCAAGAAGAGCGGAGCAAAGAGTGCACCTAGTGAAGAAGAGAGTACAGAAGAGGAAATCGAGGAAGAAGAGGAGCCTACAGAAGAAATAGAGGAAGAAACCGAAGAGGGCTCTGAGGAAGAGACCTCAGAGGAGGAAAATACAGAGGAGTAA
- the pheT gene encoding phenylalanine--tRNA ligase subunit beta codes for MPVIRLQRDELRRFNIDEDKFVKDVNMLGADFKELDEKELRVEFFPDRPDLYTIEGVVRAIRGFWGIEKGAPKYYADDGNVKIFVDEEMKNIRPYIVGAVIRDIEVDDLMIKSMMDFQEKLHITVGRKRKKLAIGLHDFNKVTPPFYYVPKDENFKFIPLGFKNEMSLKEILKKHPKGVEYAHILENLKAYPIILDSQGNVLSFPPIINGTLTQITHETRNIFIDITGTDLNTLNSVLNILACSFADRGASIERVEVIYPDKSIKTPKLEYTKIEVEKEYIAKILGKKLSDEEILNSLQRMRFDVEIGDRSIKVTVPPYRMDILHPVDIIEDIAKGLTFQYFRASLPRKEKIGSTIKDFENVVRKIMLGLGFSEVTTLTITSPQIQYDAMRLPRKNFVEIENPITEDGTTLRSWLIPSLMEILRKNKHRELPQKIFEIGYVIKEKKEEHLALLYIDSSANFTLSKSYAEAILRDLGIEEYVIREIEHNSFISGRAAGIYKGDEIGFFGEIHPEVLENFELGYPTIAMELNLSKIK; via the coding sequence ATGCCAGTTATAAGATTACAAAGAGATGAGCTTAGAAGATTCAATATTGACGAAGATAAATTTGTAAAAGATGTAAATATGCTTGGTGCAGATTTTAAAGAGTTGGATGAGAAGGAGCTCCGTGTGGAATTTTTCCCAGACAGACCTGATTTGTACACAATTGAGGGTGTAGTAAGAGCCATCAGGGGATTTTGGGGCATTGAGAAAGGCGCTCCGAAATATTATGCGGATGATGGAAATGTGAAAATATTTGTAGATGAAGAAATGAAGAATATAAGGCCTTACATCGTGGGAGCCGTAATTAGGGATATAGAAGTGGACGATTTAATGATAAAGAGCATGATGGACTTTCAAGAAAAACTGCACATAACCGTAGGGAGAAAAAGAAAAAAATTGGCAATAGGACTGCACGATTTTAATAAAGTCACTCCTCCATTTTACTATGTTCCAAAGGATGAAAATTTCAAATTCATTCCATTGGGATTTAAAAATGAGATGAGCTTAAAAGAGATTCTAAAAAAGCACCCCAAAGGTGTAGAGTATGCACATATTCTTGAAAATTTAAAAGCATACCCAATAATACTTGATTCTCAGGGAAATGTTCTATCATTTCCTCCAATAATCAATGGCACCTTAACTCAAATAACCCATGAAACTAGAAATATATTCATTGACATAACTGGCACGGATTTGAATACACTGAACTCTGTACTCAATATTTTAGCATGCTCATTTGCAGATAGAGGCGCTTCAATTGAAAGAGTTGAGGTAATATACCCAGATAAATCCATCAAAACCCCGAAATTAGAGTATACCAAAATAGAAGTAGAAAAAGAGTACATTGCAAAAATCCTCGGAAAAAAATTAAGTGATGAGGAAATCTTGAATTCCCTGCAAAGAATGCGTTTTGATGTTGAAATTGGGGATAGAAGCATAAAAGTCACTGTGCCACCATACAGAATGGATATTCTCCATCCAGTGGATATAATCGAAGATATCGCCAAGGGTCTAACTTTTCAGTATTTTCGAGCTTCTCTACCAAGAAAGGAGAAGATAGGAAGTACAATAAAGGATTTCGAAAATGTAGTGAGGAAAATTATGCTTGGACTTGGTTTTTCAGAGGTTACAACCCTGACAATTACCTCTCCCCAAATTCAGTATGATGCCATGAGATTGCCAAGAAAGAACTTTGTGGAAATAGAAAACCCAATAACAGAGGATGGAACCACTCTGCGCAGCTGGCTCATTCCTTCCTTGATGGAAATTCTTCGCAAAAACAAGCATAGGGAACTACCACAAAAAATATTTGAGATTGGATATGTGATAAAAGAAAAAAAGGAGGAGCATCTTGCATTATTGTATATCGATTCTTCGGCAAACTTCACACTAAGCAAATCCTATGCAGAGGCAATATTGAGAGATTTGGGTATTGAAGAATATGTAATAAGGGAAATAGAGCACAATAGCTTCATTTCTGGCAGGGCAGCTGGAATTTATAAAGGTGATGAAATAGGATTCTTTGGAGAAATACATCCAGAGGTCTTAGAAAATTTTGAACTTGGATATCCAACAATTGCAATGGAGTTAAATCTCTCAAAAATAAAATAA
- a CDS encoding TIGR00725 family protein, with protein MFPIIGVIGGSTCEEEICKIAYRVGELIAKNNCILASGGLGGVMLHASKGAKDAGGLTIGILPYGKEEANPYIDIAIPTYYGMARNHLLVRSADVLIAIDGFVGTLSEISFALNEGKTVIALNSWKLEKEKITKGNYIEVSSPDEAVELALREIR; from the coding sequence ATGTTTCCCATCATTGGTGTCATAGGTGGATCTACATGCGAAGAAGAGATTTGCAAGATTGCATACAGGGTTGGGGAACTCATTGCAAAGAATAACTGCATCCTAGCTTCTGGTGGCTTAGGTGGAGTTATGCTCCACGCTTCAAAGGGTGCAAAAGACGCAGGTGGATTGACCATTGGAATTTTACCCTATGGCAAAGAAGAAGCGAATCCCTATATCGATATTGCCATTCCAACATATTATGGCATGGCGAGAAATCATCTATTGGTCAGAAGTGCAGATGTTCTAATTGCAATAGATGGTTTTGTGGGTACATTATCCGAAATATCCTTTGCCTTGAATGAGGGAAAGACGGTAATTGCGCTAAATTCTTGGAAATTAGAGAAAGAAAAAATAACAAAAGGAAACTACATAGAGGTGAGCTCTCCCGATGAGGCTGTTGAACTCGCTTTGAGAGAGATAAGGTAA
- a CDS encoding single-stranded DNA-binding protein, with the protein MEELTKIKDLNPNAKRVNVLAKVLHKGEPKEINTKYGETKHVTEAVVGDETGTIIMSLWNEQADMIEEGEIIYVDNGYISLVRGHMRLNVGKYGSIKKSEEELGEINEELDMSAEEHERQYNRRYNNYRKRSYNNRW; encoded by the coding sequence ATGGAAGAATTAACCAAAATAAAGGACTTGAACCCAAATGCCAAAAGAGTTAATGTTTTGGCAAAGGTTCTGCATAAGGGAGAGCCAAAAGAGATTAACACCAAGTATGGTGAGACGAAGCATGTGACTGAAGCCGTTGTGGGAGATGAGACAGGAACCATAATAATGTCCCTCTGGAACGAGCAGGCAGATATGATTGAGGAGGGAGAGATAATATATGTGGATAATGGCTATATCTCCCTAGTGCGCGGGCACATGCGCCTGAATGTTGGAAAGTATGGGAGTATAAAGAAGAGTGAGGAAGAGCTTGGAGAAATAAATGAAGAGTTAGATATGAGTGCCGAAGAGCATGAGAGGCAGTACAATAGAAGGTACAACAACTATAGGAAGAGAAGCTACAACAATAGATGGTAA
- a CDS encoding RAD55 family ATPase yields the protein MKVVPLGIKNLDAFLPGIREESLNLIYGPPGSGKTIFAMQYLASGALKGESVLYISLDQPSWMVKENFEDFDILLDEIYIFDAVPVVSSKAEVKPVREVTPIAKPAKMKNAEKSKKLFEADVLSLRATLKNVFDRIKFDRIVVDSITSLRYFYMRGLNPSAAVHAFLNFLEESSNSAVIVTAEDYDNLLPDKPMMDSVMLLNSSNRSFEIVIEKSTVPYTIDKIPLTLTKKGFSVDERFFIKFTRRKVK from the coding sequence ATGAAAGTAGTCCCACTGGGTATAAAGAACTTGGATGCTTTTCTTCCGGGTATTAGAGAGGAATCTTTAAACCTTATTTACGGTCCCCCAGGTTCAGGTAAGACAATATTTGCGATGCAGTATCTTGCTAGTGGGGCATTGAAAGGGGAGAGTGTATTGTATATTTCTCTTGACCAGCCAAGCTGGATGGTAAAGGAGAATTTTGAGGATTTTGACATATTACTCGATGAAATTTATATTTTTGATGCGGTACCTGTAGTATCCAGTAAAGCTGAAGTCAAGCCAGTCAGAGAGGTTACACCCATCGCAAAACCTGCAAAGATGAAAAACGCAGAGAAGAGTAAGAAGTTGTTTGAGGCAGATGTTTTATCTTTGCGGGCCACATTGAAGAATGTGTTTGATAGAATTAAATTTGATAGGATTGTAGTTGATTCCATAACTTCTTTGAGATATTTTTATATGCGAGGCTTAAATCCCAGTGCAGCAGTGCACGCATTTCTAAATTTTTTAGAGGAAAGCTCTAACAGTGCTGTGATAGTTACTGCGGAGGATTATGATAACCTGCTTCCTGATAAGCCAATGATGGATTCTGTGATGCTCTTAAACTCATCAAATAGGAGCTTTGAAATTGTGATAGAGAAAAGCACCGTGCCGTATACTATTGACAAAATACCGCTAACTCTCACAAAAAAAGGATTTTCAGTTGACGAAAGATTTTTCATCAAATTCACCAGGAGGAAGGTTAAATGA
- a CDS encoding ATPase domain-containing protein gives MRVKFGVAGLDKMLEGGLIKGNTYLLMGDTGTGKTILSARFLLEGLNNGENCLYISVDKHPSLVLQRIMLGFGWNLSRLRVMDAVPVELLYSTSPSIKDITAKGEIRAAYEDSRKSKGGGLSVEALIIKVNQELKKGKIDRVVLDSLTVFKNFAVEESRSLLSIHRLFTFFQNIGATTIITASDKMNLYAEILLSSGVIKLEKNPSNSGEERYIRILKMRGSGYDPRAKRMYITEDGVFVLR, from the coding sequence ATGAGGGTAAAATTCGGTGTGGCAGGACTCGACAAGATGCTTGAGGGAGGGCTAATTAAGGGTAATACCTACCTTCTTATGGGTGATACGGGTACTGGTAAAACTATATTATCTGCAAGATTCTTACTTGAAGGACTAAATAATGGGGAGAATTGTCTTTACATCTCTGTGGATAAGCACCCATCTTTAGTTCTCCAGAGAATTATGCTTGGATTTGGCTGGAATCTTAGCAGATTGCGTGTTATGGATGCTGTTCCAGTTGAGTTGCTCTATTCCACATCTCCATCTATAAAAGATATAACTGCAAAAGGGGAGATTAGAGCCGCTTATGAGGATTCGAGAAAATCAAAGGGAGGAGGCCTTAGTGTTGAGGCCCTGATCATAAAGGTAAACCAAGAACTTAAAAAGGGTAAGATAGATAGAGTAGTGTTGGACTCTCTTACCGTGTTCAAGAATTTTGCCGTTGAAGAGAGTCGATCTTTGCTAAGTATTCATAGGTTATTCACATTTTTCCAGAATATTGGAGCAACGACCATAATAACCGCATCTGATAAGATGAATTTGTATGCTGAGATTCTCCTTAGTTCTGGAGTGATAAAACTGGAGAAGAATCCAAGCAATAGCGGGGAAGAGAGGTACATCCGGATTTTGAAAATGCGTGGCTCTGGGTATGATCCAAGGGCCAAGAGGATGTATATAACTGAAGACGGGGTATTTGTTTTAAGATGA
- a CDS encoding 30S ribosomal protein S6e, producing MATFKVVINDTKTGKSYQKEITGTKANSLIGKRIGQEVDGVFVDLPGYKLLITGGTDKDGFPMRKNLQGARRKKLLLKGGIGFHPTRPGMRKKKMVRGNTISADIVQINMKIVQYGPKPIEEAIKEGEA from the coding sequence ATGGCAACTTTCAAAGTGGTTATAAATGACACTAAAACGGGAAAATCGTATCAGAAGGAGATTACGGGCACTAAGGCCAATTCCCTAATAGGAAAGAGAATTGGACAAGAGGTTGATGGGGTATTTGTGGATCTCCCTGGATACAAGCTTCTTATAACTGGAGGTACGGATAAGGACGGTTTTCCAATGAGAAAGAATCTCCAAGGCGCTCGTAGAAAAAAGCTACTTCTCAAGGGAGGCATAGGGTTCCATCCCACAAGGCCAGGAATGAGAAAGAAGAAGATGGTGCGCGGCAATACCATTTCTGCCGATATCGTGCAGATTAATATGAAAATTGTGCAGTATGGTCCAAAGCCCATAGAGGAGGCCATAAAGGAAGGTGAAGCATGA
- a CDS encoding translation initiation factor IF-2 subunit gamma produces MSLPKQPEVNIGMVGHVDHGKTTLTKAITGKWTDTHSEEMRRGITIKLGYADAAFYKCKDVEPPSCYVSNPSKCPNGADLLRVVSFVDAPGHETLMATMLSGAAIMNGALLVIAANQKCPQPQTKEHLMALDIVGVKKIIIVQNKIDLVDDDRARENYREIKEFVKGTVAEDAPIIPVSAHHDANIDVLIEAIEQHIPTPKFDPSKPPRLYIARSFDVNKPGTRPKDLVGGVIGGSLIQGKFKVGDEIEILPGFYILKGNKVEWEPIHTEIVSLMSGGKYWDEIKPGGLVGIGTKLDPAITKNDGLIGRMAGKPGTLPPVLTNITMDVHLLERVVGSREERKVEKIKTNELLMLNIGTLATVGIVTSGRDDTVELKLKYPAVAEKGQRVAIGRRIENRWRLIGYGIIK; encoded by the coding sequence ATGAGCCTTCCAAAGCAGCCCGAGGTAAATATCGGAATGGTTGGACATGTGGACCATGGTAAGACCACATTAACTAAGGCCATAACGGGAAAGTGGACAGATACTCATAGCGAGGAGATGAGGAGAGGTATAACCATTAAGCTTGGTTATGCAGATGCCGCCTTTTATAAATGCAAGGATGTTGAACCCCCATCTTGCTATGTTTCAAACCCTTCAAAATGTCCTAACGGCGCAGATTTGTTGCGTGTAGTTTCTTTTGTGGATGCTCCTGGGCACGAAACGCTTATGGCCACTATGTTAAGTGGAGCTGCAATAATGAATGGAGCGCTTCTTGTAATAGCGGCGAATCAGAAATGTCCACAGCCGCAAACTAAGGAGCATCTTATGGCATTGGATATTGTGGGAGTTAAAAAAATAATAATTGTCCAGAATAAGATTGATTTGGTGGATGATGATAGGGCAAGGGAGAATTATAGGGAGATTAAAGAATTTGTAAAAGGTACAGTAGCCGAGGATGCACCTATTATTCCTGTGAGTGCTCATCATGATGCAAATATCGATGTTCTCATTGAGGCCATAGAGCAGCACATTCCAACTCCAAAATTCGACCCGAGTAAGCCTCCAAGATTGTATATTGCAAGGAGTTTTGATGTTAACAAGCCGGGTACTAGGCCCAAAGATTTGGTTGGGGGCGTGATAGGGGGCTCTCTAATACAGGGAAAATTCAAGGTTGGAGATGAAATTGAAATTCTACCCGGGTTTTACATTTTGAAAGGAAACAAGGTTGAATGGGAGCCCATACATACAGAAATCGTGTCTCTCATGTCCGGTGGTAAATACTGGGATGAGATAAAGCCAGGGGGTCTTGTTGGAATAGGAACAAAGCTTGATCCTGCAATAACAAAGAATGATGGTCTGATAGGAAGAATGGCTGGAAAACCCGGAACATTGCCTCCCGTGCTCACAAACATAACTATGGATGTTCATCTTCTCGAGCGCGTGGTTGGGTCTCGTGAAGAGAGGAAAGTTGAAAAGATAAAAACTAATGAACTTCTTATGCTCAATATAGGCACCCTTGCCACCGTTGGCATTGTTACAAGTGGTAGGGATGATACTGTTGAGCTTAAATTGAAGTATCCTGCAGTGGCAGAGAAGGGTCAGAGGGTTGCTATTGGAAGAAGAATAGAAAACAGGTGGAGATTGATAGGGTACGGGATAATAAAATAA
- a CDS encoding NTP transferase domain-containing protein, with protein MRAYVLVGKSSRLPKKHLIEVIPGKRLIDLVVENLQSIGFEVVIYSKISLDVNVPVIKDRTSWILESVCSLFDFDNEFLVFGGDMPLVRREAIIMLFEQWDGENGMVPRWSDTGYLEPLHSIYTKRMLPCLCSAKSLTKGIEKCSAVKFVPAEKMPKETFFNVNTNEDLEKLRSMISHLFAKDK; from the coding sequence GTGAGGGCCTATGTACTTGTAGGAAAATCATCACGCTTGCCTAAAAAGCATCTTATTGAAGTTATTCCAGGAAAAAGATTGATAGATTTGGTAGTTGAAAATTTGCAAAGTATTGGGTTTGAAGTAGTTATTTACTCAAAGATCTCCTTAGATGTTAATGTTCCTGTTATTAAGGATAGAACTTCTTGGATTCTTGAATCGGTGTGCTCATTATTCGATTTTGACAACGAATTTTTGGTATTTGGCGGAGATATGCCTTTAGTGAGGAGAGAGGCTATTATTATGCTTTTTGAGCAGTGGGACGGAGAGAATGGTATGGTGCCAAGGTGGAGTGATACAGGATATTTGGAGCCATTGCATTCAATTTACACTAAGAGAATGCTTCCTTGCCTGTGCAGCGCAAAAAGCTTGACTAAGGGGATTGAAAAATGCTCTGCGGTAAAATTTGTGCCCGCTGAAAAAATGCCTAAAGAAACATTTTTCAATGTCAATACCAATGAAGATTTGGAAAAATTAAGAAGTATGATTTCTCATCTATTCGCAAAAGATAAATAA